One segment of Carya illinoinensis cultivar Pawnee chromosome 13, C.illinoinensisPawnee_v1, whole genome shotgun sequence DNA contains the following:
- the LOC122292498 gene encoding basic leucine zipper 61 isoform X1 gives MSRQAHLPPRCPIQKKPIAGPLHDSVFQPLHITESYSLHHKSSSQRSILEEQPAWLDDLLSEADSNSRGMSHRRSVSDSIALLDALADAFPSLTPSKDAENSVVNETCNGLDSACTYGPNSPRRKSNLTSVENALVSALSEYDSQDSMHYVDGNLHISASAHSDLKGDDYHSIGGLNTEKKDSKRHSGQRSRVRKLQYIAELERTVDVLQTLESDLGVRVAALLRQRAALSMENYKLKQQVARLQQDKLITERQYQSLKKELERVKIGFAKSPNSKVSSYFGSSPAAEGSRSEAAWQMLDMGKLNIS, from the exons ATGTCGAGGCAAGCTCACCTCCCTCCACGCTGCCCAATTCAAAAGAAACCCATTGCTGGCCCACTTCATGACTCTGTCTTTCAACCCTTGCACATCACTGAATCATACTCGCTGCACCATAAGTCTTCCTCCCAAAGATCCATCCTAGAAGAGCAGCCAGCATGGCTTGATGACTTATTAAGTGAGGCAGACTCAAACTCCAGAGGAATGTCACATCGTCGATCAGTTAGCGACTCTATTGCACTTTTGGATGCTCTTGCAGACGCATTTCCAAGTCTGACCCCAAGTAAAGATGCTGAGAACTCGGTTGTTAATGAGACTTGTAATGGTTTGGATTCAGCTTGTACCTATGGTCCCAATTCCCCTCGGCGAAAGAGCAATTTAACCTCTGTAGAGAATGCCTTAGTTTCAGCATTGTCAGAATATGATTCCCAGGATTCTATGCATTATGTAGATGGGAATCTTCACATTTCTGCAAGTGCTCACTCTGATTTGAAAGGAGATGATTATCATTCAATCGGCGGGCTGAACACAGAGAAAAAGGATTCAAAACG GCACTCTGGGCAGCGTTCAAGGGTTCGTAAACTCCAGTATATTGCTGAACTGGAAAGAACTGTAGATGTTTTGCAG ACTTTGGAGTCAGATTTGGGAGTCAGAGTTGCTGCTCTTCTTCGGCAGCGTGCTGCTCTGTCCATGGAAAACTACAAATTAAAGCAGCAGGTGGCCAGATTGCAGCAAGACAAATTAATCACGGAAC GTCAATATCAGTCTCTGAAGAAAGAACTGGAGAGAGTTAAAATTGGTTTTGCAAAATCTCCAAATAGCAAGGTCAGCTCATATTTTGGGTCTAGTCCTGCTGCTGAGGGATCTAGATCAGAGGCTGCGTGGCAGATGTTAGATATGGGAAAACTTAACATTAGTTGA
- the LOC122292498 gene encoding basic leucine zipper 2 isoform X2, translated as MSRQAHLPPRCPIQKKPIAGPLHDSVFQPLHITESYSLHHKSSSQRSILEEQPAWLDDLLSEADSNSRGMSHRRSVSDSIALLDALADAFPSLTPSKDAENSVVNETCNGLDSACTYGPNSPRRKSNLTSVENALVSALSEYDSQDSMHYVDGNLHISASAHSDLKGDDYHSIGGLNTEKKDSKRHSGQRSRVRKLQYIAELERTVDVLQTLESDLGVRVAALLRQRAALSMENYKLKQQVARLQQDKLITERKLVNISL; from the exons ATGTCGAGGCAAGCTCACCTCCCTCCACGCTGCCCAATTCAAAAGAAACCCATTGCTGGCCCACTTCATGACTCTGTCTTTCAACCCTTGCACATCACTGAATCATACTCGCTGCACCATAAGTCTTCCTCCCAAAGATCCATCCTAGAAGAGCAGCCAGCATGGCTTGATGACTTATTAAGTGAGGCAGACTCAAACTCCAGAGGAATGTCACATCGTCGATCAGTTAGCGACTCTATTGCACTTTTGGATGCTCTTGCAGACGCATTTCCAAGTCTGACCCCAAGTAAAGATGCTGAGAACTCGGTTGTTAATGAGACTTGTAATGGTTTGGATTCAGCTTGTACCTATGGTCCCAATTCCCCTCGGCGAAAGAGCAATTTAACCTCTGTAGAGAATGCCTTAGTTTCAGCATTGTCAGAATATGATTCCCAGGATTCTATGCATTATGTAGATGGGAATCTTCACATTTCTGCAAGTGCTCACTCTGATTTGAAAGGAGATGATTATCATTCAATCGGCGGGCTGAACACAGAGAAAAAGGATTCAAAACG GCACTCTGGGCAGCGTTCAAGGGTTCGTAAACTCCAGTATATTGCTGAACTGGAAAGAACTGTAGATGTTTTGCAG ACTTTGGAGTCAGATTTGGGAGTCAGAGTTGCTGCTCTTCTTCGGCAGCGTGCTGCTCTGTCCATGGAAAACTACAAATTAAAGCAGCAGGTGGCCAGATTGCAGCAAGACAAATTAATCACGGAACGTAAGTTG GTCAATATCAGTCTCTGA
- the LOC122290812 gene encoding cytosolic sulfotransferase 12-like, translating into MDPKSSTKHLLDQLPKATFFENFDLYQKDGFWYRPRYLEAAVACYSQFEARDDDVILASAMKTGSTWLKALCFCIMQRQCCGDNNGKKVPEDLLAVRHPAFYVQTLEIQVYTANPPPDLSAGMESPRLFHTHMPYSALPESITKSKCKIVYITRNPKDTLVSMWHFFNKLRTPEQGPYPLEHVFESFCNGVFHFGPLFDHVLQYWNESLKLPHKILFLKYEELQRNPKEQVKRLASFLGKPFAEEEEVEEVIRGCSFERLKALEVNKNGVDPWVGMPNSAFFRTGVVGDWKNILTKEMSERLDQITSMKLKGSGLDLDDALEP; encoded by the coding sequence ATGGATCCAAAAAGTTCAACAAAGCATCTCCTTGACCAACTTCCTAAAGCAACCTTTTTTGAGAACTTTGATCTCTATCAGAAGGATGGCTTCTGGTACAGACCCCGTTACCTTGAAGCTGCAGTCGCCTGCTACTCGCAGTTTGAAGCTCGTGACGACGATGTCATCTTGGCGTCCGCCATGAAAACGGGAAGCACGTGGCTCAAAGCTCTCTGCTTTTGCATTATGCAGAGGCAATGTTGTGGAGATAATAATGGTAAGAAGGTTCCCGAGGACCTTTTGGCCGTACGCCACCCTGCATTCTATGTGCAGACCTTAGAAATCCAGGTTTACACTGCAAACCCACCTCCCGATCTCTCGGCCGGCATGGAGTCTCCGAGACTCTTTCACACTCATATGCCTTATAGTGCTCTGCCTGAGTCCATTACGAAGTCCAAGTGCAAAATTGTTTACATCACTCGGAACCCAAAAGACACTTTGGTTtcaatgtggcacttcttcaaCAAGCTTAGGACGCCTGAACAAGGTCCATATCCTTTAGAGCACGTGTTCGAGAGCTTCTGCAATGGTGTTTTCCATTTTGGGCCACTTTTTGACCATGTTCTACAGTATTGGAACGAGAGCCTGAAGTTGCCTCACAAAATACTTTTTCTGAAGTACGAGGAGCTGCAAAGGAACCCAAAAGAACAAGTGAAAAGGCTTGCTTCGTTTCTGGGAAAGCCATTTGCCGAGGAGGAAGAGGTTGAGGAGGTGATACGTGGGTGTAGTTTCGAGAGGCTAAAAGCCTTGGAAGTAAACAAGAATGGAGTGGATCCCTGGGTTGGGATGCCGAACAGTGCATTTTTCAGGACTGGAGTTGTTGGGGACTGGAAAAACATCTTGACAAAGGAAATGAGCGAGCGCCTCGATCAAATTACCAGCATGAAACTGAAGGGGTCTGGCTTAGATCTTGATGATGCTCTAGAGCCTTGA
- the LOC122292275 gene encoding glycosyltransferase BC10-like — MFSSTPFVLSFILLLSLPLLFVLAPQILPPKDVPLLHRDELDDLALFRKATLASSSSSSSRTRSTHSRLGTNTNPKPKIAFLFLTNSDLSFAPLWEKFFHGNRHLYNIYVHADPSVKITPPGGVFQGRFIKEARKTERASPALISAARRLLAVAILDDPLNSYFALVSQHCIPLHSFRFVHNFLFRNTLTSLKDAFSSPFLQDQSFIEILSDDPNLPDRYIARGDNAMLPEVPFEQFRVGSQFFTLTRKHALLVLRDIRLWRKFKLPCLNIDSCYPEEHYFPTLLSMEDPKGCTHYTLTRVNWTDSFDGHPHLYTPEEVSAELVYKLRESNSSYSFLFARKFSPDCLKPLMEIADDVVFRERTELGH, encoded by the exons ATGTTCTCATCAACCCCATTTGTcctctccttcattctcttgCTCTCTCTGCCTCTTCTCTTTGTCCTCGCCCCTCAAATCCTCCCTCCTAAAGACGTCCCGCTCCTGCACAGGGACGAGCTCGATGACCTCGCGCTCTTCCGCAAGGCCACCCTcgcttcctcctcttcttcctcgtCACGAACACGCTCCACGCACTCCCGCTTAGGCACGAACACCAACCCCAAGCCCAAAATTGCTTTCCTCTTCCTCACCAACTCTGATCTCTCTTTCGCCCCCTTGTGGGAGAAGTTCTTCCATGGCAACCGTCACCTCTATAACATCTACGTCCACGCCGATCCCTCCGTCAAAATCACCCCTCCCGGCGGCGTTTTCCAAGGCCGATTCATCAAGGAAGCAAGGAAGACGGAGCGAGCGTCACCAGCCCTCATCTCCGCCGCTCGTAGACTCCTCGCCGTGGCCATCCTCGATGACCCATTGAATTCGTACTTCGCCCTAGTGTCTCAGCACTGCATCCCGCTTCACTCCTTCCGCTTCGTCCACAACTTCCTTTTCCGCAACACTCTGACCTCCCTAAAAGATGCGTTCTCGTCGCCTTTTTTACAGGACCAAAGCTTCATCGAAATACTCTCAGACGATCCCAACTTACCCGATCGCTACATCGCTCGTGGCGATAACGCCATGCTTCCCGAAGTGCCATTCGAGCAATTCAGGGTCGGATCTCAGTTTTTCACGCTGACCCGTAAACACGCCTTACTGGTTCTAAGAGACATCAGGTTGTGGAGGAAGTTCAAGCTGCCATGCTTGAACATCGACTCCTGCTACCCCGAGGAGCACTACTTTCCGACGCTTTTGTCCATGGAGGACCCGAAAGGTTGTACCCACTACACGCTTACGCGAGTGAACTGGACGGACAGTTTTGACGGACACCCCCATCTGTACACGCCGGAGGAAGTTTCGGCAGAACTTGTGTACAAGTTGAGGGAATCGAACTCGAGCTATTCGTTTTTGTTCGCCCGAAAGTTCTCGCCGGATTGCTTGAAGCCGTTGATGGAGATCGCCGATGACGTTGTTTTCCGGGAACGAACTGAACTCG GACATTGA